A section of the Streptomyces sp. V3I8 genome encodes:
- a CDS encoding primosomal protein N', translating to MSSENGQAGGGADGAPPEQLALIRDAVRKAPRAKPRTWRGAAVAKDLPVARVLVDKGVLHLDRYFDYAVPEELDADAQPGVRVRVRFGAGRHRVREGRREGGGLIDGYLVERLAESDYAGPLAALAQVVSPEPVLGEELLGLARAVADRYAGSLADVLQLAVPPRNARAEAKPSPEPLPVPAVPDAGPWSRYARGAAFIESLAGGGTPRAVWNALPGPAWAEELARAVAATLASGRGALVVVPDGRAVSRVDAALTSVLGEGRHAVLTAEAGPEKRYRQWLAVRRGSVRAVVGTRAAMFAPVRDLGLVAVWDDGDGSHSEPHAPQPHAREVLLLRAAHDKCAFLLGSWSCTVEAAQLVESGWAGPIVAERERVRAAAPLVRTVGDHDLARDEAARAARLPTLAWQAVREGLKQGPVLVQVPRRGYVPRMACAQCRAPARCRHCAGPLEGQDSGGLRCGWCGREESGWHCPECGGFRLRAQVVGARRTAEELGRAFPAVPVRTSGREQVLDTVPGSPALVVSTPGAEPVAEGGYAAALLLDGWAMLGRPDLRAGEEALRRWIDAAALVRGQRDGGTVVVVAEPTLRPVQALVRWDPVGHAVRELAERAELGFPPVSRMAAVSGTAEALGGFLAAVELPGEAEVLGPVPVSPAEPGRPRRPGAPPAGEPWERALIRVPPGKGAALASALKSAQAARTARGGSGGGGGAEAVRIRIDPPDIG from the coding sequence GTGAGCAGCGAGAACGGGCAGGCGGGGGGCGGGGCCGACGGGGCGCCGCCCGAGCAGCTTGCGCTGATCCGGGACGCCGTGCGCAAGGCGCCGCGGGCCAAGCCGCGGACCTGGCGCGGGGCCGCGGTCGCCAAGGACCTGCCCGTCGCGCGCGTGCTCGTCGACAAGGGCGTGCTGCACCTCGACCGCTACTTCGACTACGCCGTGCCCGAGGAGCTCGACGCCGACGCCCAGCCGGGGGTGCGGGTCCGGGTGCGGTTCGGAGCCGGGCGGCACCGGGTGCGGGAGGGGCGGCGCGAGGGCGGCGGGCTGATCGACGGGTACCTCGTCGAGCGGCTGGCCGAGTCGGACTACGCGGGACCCCTGGCGGCGCTCGCCCAGGTCGTGTCGCCCGAGCCCGTGCTGGGCGAGGAGCTGCTCGGCCTCGCGCGGGCCGTCGCCGACCGGTATGCCGGAAGCCTGGCCGACGTGCTGCAACTGGCCGTCCCGCCGCGCAACGCCCGGGCCGAGGCGAAGCCGTCGCCCGAGCCGCTGCCCGTGCCGGCGGTGCCTGACGCCGGGCCCTGGAGCAGGTACGCGCGGGGGGCCGCCTTCATCGAGTCGCTCGCGGGCGGCGGGACCCCCCGGGCCGTGTGGAACGCGCTGCCGGGTCCGGCCTGGGCCGAGGAGCTGGCCCGGGCCGTGGCGGCGACGCTCGCCTCGGGGCGCGGCGCGCTCGTCGTCGTGCCGGACGGACGGGCCGTCAGCCGCGTCGACGCCGCGCTGACCTCGGTGCTGGGGGAGGGCCGTCATGCCGTGCTCACCGCCGAGGCCGGCCCCGAGAAGCGCTACCGGCAGTGGCTGGCCGTACGGCGCGGATCCGTCCGGGCCGTGGTGGGGACCAGGGCCGCCATGTTCGCCCCCGTCCGGGACCTGGGCCTGGTGGCCGTCTGGGACGACGGGGACGGCAGCCACAGCGAGCCGCACGCACCGCAGCCGCACGCCAGGGAAGTGCTCCTGCTGCGCGCCGCCCACGACAAGTGCGCTTTTCTGCTGGGGAGCTGGAGCTGCACCGTCGAGGCGGCGCAGCTCGTCGAGAGCGGCTGGGCGGGCCCGATCGTCGCCGAGCGGGAGCGGGTCCGGGCGGCGGCGCCGCTCGTACGGACCGTCGGGGACCATGATCTCGCGCGTGACGAGGCGGCCCGCGCCGCGCGCCTGCCCACCCTCGCCTGGCAGGCCGTACGGGAAGGGCTGAAGCAGGGGCCCGTACTGGTGCAGGTGCCCCGGCGCGGTTACGTACCGCGGATGGCCTGCGCGCAGTGCCGGGCGCCTGCCCGCTGCCGGCACTGCGCCGGGCCGTTGGAGGGGCAGGACTCCGGGGGCCTGCGGTGCGGGTGGTGCGGGCGGGAGGAGAGCGGCTGGCACTGTCCCGAGTGCGGCGGGTTCCGGCTGCGGGCGCAGGTCGTGGGGGCGCGGCGGACCGCCGAGGAACTGGGACGCGCGTTCCCCGCGGTGCCCGTGCGGACCTCCGGGCGCGAGCAGGTACTGGACACGGTGCCGGGGTCGCCCGCCCTCGTCGTCAGTACGCCGGGCGCGGAGCCGGTGGCCGAGGGCGGCTACGCGGCGGCGCTGCTGCTCGACGGCTGGGCGATGCTCGGGCGGCCCGACCTGCGGGCCGGCGAGGAGGCGCTGCGGCGCTGGATCGACGCGGCGGCGCTGGTACGGGGCCAGCGGGACGGCGGGACCGTGGTGGTCGTCGCCGAGCCGACCCTGCGGCCCGTGCAGGCGCTGGTGCGGTGGGATCCGGTCGGACACGCCGTCCGGGAGCTGGCGGAGCGGGCCGAGCTGGGGTTCCCGCCGGTGTCCCGGATGGCGGCCGTGTCCGGGACCGCGGAGGCGCTCGGTGGATTCCTCGCCGCTGTCGAACTGCCGGGCGAGGCCGAGGTGCTGGGGCCGGTACCGGTGTCGCCGGCCGAACCGGGGCGGCCGCGGCGGCCGGGTGCGCCGCCGGCGGGCGAGCCGTGGGAGCGGGCGCTGATCCGGGTGCCGCCGGGCAAGGGTGCCGCGCTGGCGTCCGCCCTGAAGAGCGCGCAGGCGGCCCGGACGGCGCGTGGCGGCAGCGGGGGCGGTGGAGGCGCCGAGGCGGTACGCATCCGGATCGATCCGCCCGACATCGGGTGA